A single Paracoccus pantotrophus DNA region contains:
- a CDS encoding helix-turn-helix domain-containing protein, whose protein sequence is MREEDRNDIRNLPLFRNMTSPCFDALIHAAYDQVFPAQLELIRQGEVANFLHVVLEGAVELYANWQDRDTTMAVVQPVATFILAACMRDAPYLMSARTLQRSRIVLIPAVDVRAAFSRDHGFALATVQELSEGYRNLVRHAKNLKLRNARERLGAYLWQRSQEAGGVLGFVLPQEKRLLASYLGMTPESLSRAFKALREHGVHIDGMRVTITDPVALKALVQPNTLLDTALNIP, encoded by the coding sequence ATGCGCGAAGAGGACCGCAACGACATCCGCAACCTGCCGCTGTTTCGCAACATGACCAGCCCGTGTTTCGACGCGCTGATCCATGCCGCCTACGACCAGGTCTTCCCCGCCCAGCTGGAGCTGATCCGGCAGGGCGAGGTAGCGAATTTCCTGCATGTCGTGCTGGAGGGCGCGGTCGAACTTTACGCCAACTGGCAGGACCGCGACACCACCATGGCCGTGGTCCAGCCGGTCGCCACCTTCATCCTGGCCGCCTGCATGCGCGATGCGCCCTATCTGATGTCGGCGCGCACCCTGCAACGCTCGCGCATCGTGCTGATCCCGGCCGTGGACGTGCGCGCAGCCTTTTCCCGCGACCATGGCTTTGCCCTGGCCACGGTGCAGGAACTGTCCGAAGGCTATCGCAACCTGGTGCGCCATGCCAAGAACCTCAAGCTGCGCAATGCCCGCGAAAGGCTGGGCGCCTATCTGTGGCAGCGCTCGCAAGAGGCCGGGGGGGTGCTGGGTTTCGTGCTGCCGCAGGAAAAGCGGCTGCTGGCCTCTTATTTGGGCATGACGCCGGAAAGCCTGTCGCGCGCCTTCAAGGCGCTGCGCGAGCATGGCGTGCATATCGACGGCATGCGCGTCACCATCACCGACCCGGTCGCGCTGAAGGCGCTGGTCCAGCCCAACACCCTGCTGGACACGGCGCTGAACATCCCCTGA
- a CDS encoding nitrate/nitrite transporter, whose protein sequence is MPDPSSFSPMQQQKALWLSTTAFTLCFAVWTIFSIIGITIKEELGLTEFEYGVLIATPILTGSLVRLILGVWTERYGGRLVFSLQMLFTGLATWALTWADSYAGFLLAALGVGMAGGSFIIGVAYVSKWFPAQRQGTALGIFGMGNVGAAVTKFIAPFILVAWGWQAVAQIWAVGIALMGVVFLLVARDDPDFEARRAQGIAGPTLAEQFAPLKKLQVWRFALYYFFVFGGFVALALWLPHYLTQVYGVDLRVAGMAAAAFSLSASIFRAYGGILSDRFGARTVMYWTFGFSALFLFMLSYPPTDYTIRGKDGLISFSTEMGLWPFVVTLFALGFFMSLGKAAIFKHIPVYYPNHVGAVGGLVGMIGGLGGFVLPIVFGAALDLTGIWTSCFALLLLIVVVSMAWMHLSIRAMERRAQGRALDRLPNFPELAEVHDPERTVMPRVLDDWRPENPTFWAEQGRRIARRNLWISIPALTLAFAVWMVWSVVVAKLPLIGFGFTQDQLFWLAALPALSGATLRIFYSFMVPIFGGRLWTTLSTASLLIPAMGIGYAVQDPATPYVIFVALALLCGLGGANFASSMANISFFFPKSEKGNALGLNAGLGNLGVSLMQFLVPIVITMGVFGAMGGAAQELSDGSRLWMQNAGFIWVPFIIASTIAAWLGMNDITDARASFREQAVIFTRLHNWVMCLLYIGTFGSFIGYSAGFPLLIKLAFPDVNALQFVFLGPLVGALSRAGTGWLSDRVGGGRVTFWVFAGMIASVGLVIVSLQALSFWGFFAGFMALFFFTGVGNSSTFQMIPVIMRKEVARLEPQLSPEDRRRQSDRESAAIIAFTSAIGAYGGFFIPKAYGSSIALTGSAIGALWAFLGFYVLCLAVTWVFYTRPGGLLHDIERGRASAGAASPA, encoded by the coding sequence ATGCCGGACCCAAGTTCCTTTTCCCCGATGCAGCAGCAAAAGGCGCTGTGGCTCAGCACCACCGCCTTCACGCTGTGCTTTGCCGTCTGGACGATCTTTTCCATCATCGGCATCACCATCAAGGAGGAGCTCGGCCTGACCGAGTTCGAATATGGGGTGCTGATCGCCACGCCCATCCTGACCGGATCGCTGGTCCGGCTGATCCTGGGCGTCTGGACCGAACGCTATGGCGGCCGCCTGGTGTTCTCGTTGCAGATGCTGTTCACCGGCCTTGCCACCTGGGCGCTGACCTGGGCCGACAGCTATGCCGGCTTCCTGCTGGCGGCTTTGGGCGTGGGCATGGCGGGCGGCAGCTTCATCATCGGCGTCGCCTATGTCTCGAAATGGTTCCCGGCCCAGCGCCAGGGCACTGCGCTTGGCATCTTCGGCATGGGCAACGTGGGCGCCGCGGTCACGAAGTTCATCGCGCCCTTCATCCTGGTCGCCTGGGGTTGGCAGGCCGTGGCGCAGATCTGGGCGGTGGGCATCGCGCTGATGGGCGTGGTCTTCCTGCTGGTCGCCCGCGACGATCCCGATTTCGAGGCGCGCCGTGCCCAGGGCATCGCCGGGCCGACACTGGCCGAGCAGTTCGCGCCGCTCAAGAAGCTCCAGGTCTGGCGCTTCGCGCTTTACTATTTCTTCGTCTTCGGCGGCTTCGTCGCCCTGGCGCTGTGGCTGCCGCATTACCTGACGCAGGTCTATGGCGTCGATCTGCGGGTCGCGGGCATGGCGGCGGCGGCCTTCAGCCTGTCGGCCAGCATCTTCCGCGCCTATGGCGGCATCCTGTCCGACCGTTTCGGCGCGCGCACGGTGATGTACTGGACCTTCGGCTTCAGCGCGCTGTTCCTGTTCATGCTGTCCTATCCGCCGACCGATTACACCATCCGCGGCAAGGACGGGCTGATCTCGTTCTCGACCGAGATGGGGCTCTGGCCCTTCGTGGTCACGTTGTTTGCGCTGGGCTTCTTCATGAGCCTGGGCAAGGCCGCCATCTTCAAGCACATCCCGGTCTATTATCCGAACCATGTCGGGGCGGTCGGCGGGCTTGTCGGCATGATCGGCGGCCTGGGCGGCTTTGTGCTGCCCATCGTCTTCGGTGCGGCGCTGGACCTGACCGGGATCTGGACCTCGTGCTTTGCCCTGCTTTTGCTGATCGTCGTCGTCTCGATGGCCTGGATGCACCTGTCGATCCGCGCCATGGAGCGCCGTGCCCAGGGCCGGGCCCTGGACCGGCTGCCGAACTTTCCCGAACTGGCCGAGGTGCATGACCCTGAGCGCACGGTGATGCCGCGCGTGCTGGACGACTGGCGCCCCGAGAACCCGACCTTCTGGGCCGAGCAGGGCCGCAGGATCGCCAGGCGCAACCTGTGGATCTCGATCCCCGCCCTGACGCTGGCCTTCGCGGTCTGGATGGTCTGGTCGGTGGTGGTGGCCAAGCTGCCGCTGATCGGCTTCGGCTTCACCCAGGACCAGCTGTTCTGGCTGGCGGCGCTGCCGGCCCTGTCGGGCGCCACGCTGCGCATCTTCTACAGCTTCATGGTGCCGATCTTCGGCGGGCGGCTGTGGACGACGCTGTCCACCGCCTCGCTGCTGATCCCGGCCATGGGCATCGGCTATGCGGTGCAGGATCCCGCGACGCCTTATGTGATCTTCGTGGCGCTGGCGCTGCTGTGCGGGCTGGGGGGCGCGAACTTCGCCTCGTCCATGGCCAATATCAGCTTCTTCTTCCCGAAATCGGAAAAGGGCAACGCCCTGGGGCTGAACGCGGGCCTGGGCAACCTGGGCGTATCGCTGATGCAGTTCCTGGTGCCCATCGTCATCACCATGGGCGTCTTTGGCGCCATGGGCGGCGCGGCGCAGGAGCTTTCGGACGGCAGCCGGCTGTGGATGCAGAACGCGGGCTTCATCTGGGTGCCCTTCATCATCGCCTCGACCATTGCGGCCTGGCTGGGGATGAACGACATCACCGATGCCCGCGCCAGCTTCCGCGAACAGGCGGTGATCTTTACCCGGCTGCACAACTGGGTGATGTGCCTGCTTTACATCGGCACCTTCGGCAGCTTCATCGGCTATTCTGCCGGCTTCCCGCTGCTCATCAAGCTGGCCTTCCCGGACGTCAACGCGCTGCAATTCGTGTTCCTGGGCCCGCTGGTCGGCGCGCTCAGCCGCGCGGGCACGGGCTGGCTTTCCGACCGGGTCGGCGGCGGGCGCGTGACCTTCTGGGTCTTCGCCGGCATGATCGCCTCGGTCGGGCTGGTGATCGTCTCGCTGCAGGCGCTGTCCTTCTGGGGCTTCTTCGCGGGCTTCATGGCGCTGTTCTTCTTTACCGGGGTCGGCAATTCCTCGACCTTCCAGATGATCCCGGTGATCATGCGCAAGGAAGTCGCCCGGCTTGAGCCGCAGCTGTCCCCCGAGGATCGCCGCCGCCAGTCCGACCGCGAATCCGCCGCGATCATCGCATTCACCAGCGCGATCGGTGCCTATGGCGGCTTCTTCATCCCCAAGGCCTATGGCAGTTCGATCGCCCTGACCGGATCGGCGATCGGCGCGCTCTGGGCCTTCCTGGGCTTCTACGTGCTCTGCCTTGCCGTGACCTGGGTGTTCTACACCCGTCCGGGCGGCCTTCTGCACGACATCGAACGCGGCCGCGCCTCTGCCGGCGCCGCCTCCCCTGCCTGA
- a CDS encoding nitrate reductase subunit alpha, translating into MSHLLDRLNFLKSTRKDVFSEGHGQTTTENRDWEDTYRSRWRHDKIVRSTHGVNCTGSCSWKIYVKSGIVTWETQQTDYPRTRPDLPNHEPRGCARGASYSWYLYSANRVKTPLIRGRLMKLWREKRKTMTPIQAWSAIQADPAARESYTRIRGKGGFVRATWDEATEIVAAANAYTAQKYGPDRVFGFSPIPAMSMVSYAAGTRYLSLLGGTCMSFYDWYCDLPPASPQTWGEQTDVPESADWYNAGYLLLWGSNVPQTRTPDAHFYTEARYRGTKSAVICPDYSEAAKFGDIWLNAKQGTDAALGMAFGHVILREFHLDRQAEYFEDYCRRYSDMPMLVRLEEQDGRLIPGRQLRASDFDGALDQANNPEWKTVAIDDLTGRIVVPNGSVGFRWGEEGRWNLEQKAGEDEVRLKMSLILDEDRDDVVGVDFPYFGGAATNGFAVDDRGAVLTRNVPVKRLTLANGEQALVATVFDLICANYSLDRGLGGENVARDYDADVPFTPAWAERITGVRRDKIIQVAREFAANAEKTNGRSMVIIGAAMNHWFHMDMNYRAVINMLVMCGCVGQSGGGWAHYVGQEKLRPQTGWTALAFALDWARPPRHMNATSAWYAHTDQWRYETVSAQEILSPTAPAGDWNRLSLIDYNIRAERMGWLPSAPQLKTNPLEVGRAAKAEGIAAKDYVARELQSGGLQMSCEDPDAPENWPRNLFVWRSNLLGSSGKGHEYFLKHLLGTDHGVQGKDLGQEGRQKPVEAAWHDQAPEGKLDLLVTIDFRMSTTAVYADIVLPTASWYEKDDMNTSDMHPFIHPLQAAVDPAYESRTDWEIFKSIARKFSEIAPEVLGVETDVVQLPLQHDSAGEIAQPFVQDWKRGECELIPGKTAPAYIEIERDYPNLYKRFTALGPLMEKLGNGGKGISWDTKDEVHHLQALNGRVTEEGATKGMARIETAIDAAEVVLMLAPETNGEVAVKAWEALGKATGRDHKHLAEVKEDEKIRFRDIAAQPRKIISSPTWSGIESEEVCYNAGWTNVHELIPWRTVSGRQQLYQDHEWMRAFGEALVTWRPPVDLKTVGADARKSLAAGEKHVVLNFITPHQKWGIHSTYTDNLLMLTLNRGGPVVWISEIDARKAGLVDNDWVEVFNSNGVITARAVVSQRMKEGSMFMYHAQEKIVNTPGSQITNLRGGIHNSVTRIVPKPTHMIGGYAQLAYGFNYYGTVGANRDEFVIVRKMNKVDWLDQPLETGPATQATEAAE; encoded by the coding sequence ATGAGCCATCTGCTGGACCGCCTGAACTTCCTGAAATCCACCCGCAAGGACGTGTTTTCGGAAGGGCATGGCCAGACCACGACCGAGAACCGCGACTGGGAGGACACCTATCGCTCGCGCTGGCGCCACGACAAGATCGTGCGCTCGACTCATGGGGTGAACTGCACCGGCTCCTGCTCCTGGAAGATCTATGTCAAGTCCGGCATCGTCACCTGGGAAACCCAGCAGACCGACTATCCCCGCACCCGGCCCGACCTGCCCAATCACGAGCCGCGCGGCTGTGCGCGCGGCGCCTCCTACAGCTGGTATCTCTATTCCGCCAACCGGGTGAAGACGCCGCTGATCCGCGGCCGGCTGATGAAGCTCTGGCGCGAAAAGCGCAAGACCATGACGCCGATCCAGGCCTGGAGCGCGATCCAGGCCGACCCCGCGGCGCGCGAAAGCTATACCCGCATCCGCGGCAAGGGCGGTTTCGTGCGCGCGACCTGGGACGAGGCGACCGAGATCGTGGCCGCCGCCAATGCCTATACGGCCCAAAAATATGGCCCCGACCGGGTCTTCGGCTTCTCGCCGATCCCGGCCATGTCGATGGTCTCCTATGCCGCCGGCACGCGCTACCTGTCGCTTCTGGGCGGCACCTGCATGTCCTTTTACGACTGGTATTGCGACCTGCCGCCGGCCAGCCCGCAGACCTGGGGCGAACAGACCGACGTGCCGGAATCGGCCGACTGGTATAACGCGGGCTACCTGCTGCTCTGGGGCTCGAACGTGCCGCAGACCCGCACGCCCGACGCGCATTTCTATACTGAGGCGCGCTATCGCGGCACCAAATCGGCGGTGATCTGCCCCGACTATTCCGAGGCGGCCAAGTTCGGCGACATCTGGCTGAACGCCAAGCAGGGCACCGACGCGGCGCTGGGCATGGCCTTCGGCCATGTCATCCTGCGCGAATTCCACCTGGATCGTCAGGCCGAGTATTTCGAGGATTACTGCCGGCGCTATTCCGACATGCCGATGCTGGTGCGGCTGGAGGAACAGGACGGCCGCCTGATCCCCGGCCGCCAGCTGCGTGCCAGCGATTTCGACGGCGCGCTGGACCAGGCCAACAACCCGGAATGGAAGACGGTCGCCATCGACGACTTGACCGGCCGCATCGTGGTTCCGAACGGTTCGGTCGGTTTCCGCTGGGGCGAGGAGGGGCGCTGGAACCTGGAGCAGAAGGCGGGCGAGGACGAGGTCCGGCTGAAGATGAGCCTGATCCTGGACGAGGATCGCGACGATGTGGTCGGCGTCGACTTCCCCTACTTCGGCGGCGCCGCGACCAATGGCTTCGCCGTCGACGACCGCGGCGCGGTGCTGACCCGCAACGTGCCGGTCAAGCGGCTGACCCTCGCCAATGGCGAGCAGGCGCTGGTCGCCACGGTCTTCGACCTCATCTGCGCCAATTACAGCCTGGACCGCGGTCTGGGCGGCGAGAACGTCGCCCGCGACTATGACGCCGACGTGCCCTTCACCCCCGCCTGGGCCGAGCGCATCACCGGCGTGCGCCGCGACAAGATCATCCAGGTGGCGCGGGAGTTTGCCGCCAATGCCGAAAAGACCAACGGGCGGTCGATGGTCATCATCGGCGCGGCGATGAACCATTGGTTCCACATGGACATGAACTATCGCGCCGTCATCAACATGCTGGTGATGTGCGGCTGCGTCGGCCAGTCGGGCGGCGGCTGGGCGCATTACGTCGGCCAGGAAAAGCTGCGCCCGCAGACCGGCTGGACGGCGCTGGCCTTCGCGCTGGACTGGGCGCGCCCGCCGCGGCACATGAACGCCACCTCGGCCTGGTATGCCCATACCGACCAATGGCGCTACGAGACGGTGAGCGCGCAAGAGATCCTGTCGCCGACCGCGCCGGCGGGCGACTGGAACCGGCTCAGCCTGATCGACTACAACATCCGTGCCGAGCGGATGGGCTGGCTGCCCTCGGCCCCGCAGCTGAAGACCAACCCTCTGGAGGTCGGCCGGGCCGCCAAGGCCGAAGGCATCGCCGCCAAGGATTACGTCGCGCGCGAACTGCAATCCGGCGGCTTGCAGATGTCCTGCGAAGACCCGGATGCGCCCGAGAACTGGCCGCGCAACCTGTTCGTCTGGCGCTCGAACCTGCTCGGCTCCTCGGGCAAGGGGCATGAATATTTCCTCAAGCACCTCCTGGGCACCGATCACGGCGTGCAGGGCAAGGATCTGGGCCAGGAGGGCCGGCAGAAGCCGGTCGAGGCCGCCTGGCACGACCAGGCGCCCGAGGGCAAGCTGGACCTGCTGGTGACGATCGACTTCCGCATGTCCACCACCGCCGTCTATGCCGACATCGTCCTGCCGACCGCCAGTTGGTACGAAAAGGACGACATGAACACCTCGGACATGCATCCGTTCATCCACCCGCTGCAGGCGGCGGTGGACCCGGCCTATGAGTCCAGGACCGACTGGGAGATCTTCAAGTCCATCGCCCGCAAGTTCTCGGAAATCGCGCCCGAGGTGCTGGGGGTCGAGACCGACGTGGTGCAGCTGCCCTTGCAGCATGACAGCGCCGGCGAGATCGCCCAGCCCTTCGTGCAGGACTGGAAACGGGGCGAATGCGAGCTGATCCCCGGCAAGACCGCGCCGGCCTATATCGAGATCGAGCGCGACTATCCCAACCTCTACAAGCGCTTCACCGCGCTGGGTCCGCTGATGGAAAAGCTGGGCAATGGCGGCAAGGGCATTTCCTGGGACACCAAGGACGAGGTGCATCACCTGCAAGCCCTGAACGGCCGCGTGACCGAGGAGGGCGCGACCAAGGGCATGGCGCGGATCGAGACGGCGATCGACGCCGCCGAGGTGGTGCTGATGCTGGCCCCCGAGACCAATGGCGAGGTGGCGGTCAAGGCCTGGGAGGCGCTTGGCAAGGCCACTGGCCGCGACCACAAGCACCTGGCCGAGGTCAAGGAGGACGAGAAGATCCGCTTCCGCGACATTGCCGCCCAGCCGAGGAAGATCATCTCCTCGCCCACCTGGTCGGGCATCGAAAGCGAGGAGGTCTGCTATAACGCCGGCTGGACCAACGTGCATGAGCTGATCCCGTGGCGCACCGTCTCGGGCCGCCAGCAGCTTTACCAGGACCACGAATGGATGCGCGCCTTCGGCGAGGCCCTTGTGACCTGGCGCCCGCCCGTCGACCTGAAGACCGTCGGCGCGGATGCGAGGAAGTCGCTGGCCGCGGGCGAAAAGCACGTGGTGCTGAACTTCATCACCCCGCACCAGAAATGGGGCATCCATTCCACCTATACCGACAACCTGCTGATGCTGACGCTGAACCGCGGCGGCCCGGTGGTGTGGATCTCGGAAATCGACGCCCGGAAGGCCGGGCTGGTCGACAATGACTGGGTCGAGGTCTTCAACAGCAATGGCGTCATCACCGCCCGCGCGGTGGTCAGCCAGCGCATGAAGGAAGGCAGCATGTTCATGTATCACGCCCAGGAAAAGATCGTGAACACGCCCGGCAGCCAGATCACCAACCTGCGCGGCGGCATCCACAACTCGGTGACGCGCATCGTGCCCAAGCCCACCCATATGATCGGCGGCTATGCGCAGCTGGCCTACGGCTTCAACTATTACGGCACCGTGGGCGCCAACCGGGACGAATTCGTCATCGTCCGCAAGATGAACAAGGTCGACTGGCTCGACCAACCCCTGGAAACGGGGCCCGCAACCCAAGCGACGGAGGCAGCGGAATGA
- the narH gene encoding nitrate reductase subunit beta → MKVRAQIGMVLNLDKCIGCHTCSVTCKNVWTSREGVEYAWFNNVETKPGIGYPKDWENQRRWNGGWVRTRSGHLRPKQGGKWRILANIFANPDLPEIDDFYEPFDFDYDHLKSAPEMQAFPTARPRSKISGERMEKIEWGPNWEEILGGEFEKRSKDYNFEGIQKDIYGEYENTFMMYLPRLCEHCLNPACVASCPSGAIYKREEDGVVLIDQDKCRGWRMCVSGCPYKKIYYNWSTGKSEKCILCYPRLESGQPTVCSETCVGRIRYLGVMLYDADKIAEAAASESEMDLYDAQLGVFLDPNDPEVIAAARAEGVPEDWIKGAQKSPIWKMAMEWKIAFPLHPEYRTLPMVWYVPPLSPIQNAAEAGKIAAQDDMPDVRSLRIPLRYLANMLTAGDEAPVAAALERMLAMRSYMRSKTLDGVVNLGVAKRVGLTPQQIDEMYQLLAIANYEDRFVIPTTHREIVEDAYDLRGGCGFTDGHGCSSGDTPSLFGGKKFRSPQEFIA, encoded by the coding sequence ATGAAAGTGCGTGCGCAAATCGGCATGGTGCTGAACCTGGACAAGTGTATCGGCTGCCATACCTGCTCGGTGACGTGCAAGAACGTATGGACCTCGCGCGAGGGGGTCGAATACGCTTGGTTCAACAACGTCGAGACCAAGCCCGGCATCGGCTATCCCAAGGATTGGGAAAACCAGAGGCGCTGGAACGGCGGCTGGGTGCGGACCCGCTCGGGCCATCTGCGGCCCAAGCAGGGCGGCAAGTGGCGCATCCTGGCCAATATCTTCGCCAACCCCGACCTGCCCGAGATCGACGATTTCTACGAGCCCTTCGATTTCGACTATGACCATCTGAAATCGGCGCCCGAGATGCAGGCCTTCCCGACCGCAAGGCCGCGATCCAAGATCTCGGGCGAGCGGATGGAAAAGATCGAATGGGGCCCGAACTGGGAGGAGATCCTGGGCGGCGAGTTCGAGAAACGCAGCAAGGACTATAACTTCGAGGGCATCCAGAAGGACATCTACGGCGAATACGAAAACACCTTCATGATGTATCTGCCGCGGCTGTGCGAGCATTGCCTCAACCCGGCCTGCGTTGCCTCCTGCCCCTCGGGCGCGATCTACAAGCGCGAAGAGGACGGGGTGGTGCTGATCGACCAGGACAAGTGCCGGGGCTGGCGGATGTGTGTCTCGGGCTGCCCCTACAAGAAGATCTATTACAACTGGTCCACCGGGAAGTCGGAAAAATGCATCCTGTGCTATCCGCGCCTTGAATCGGGCCAGCCCACGGTCTGCTCGGAAACCTGCGTCGGGCGCATCCGCTACCTGGGCGTGATGCTTTACGATGCCGACAAGATCGCCGAGGCGGCCGCATCGGAAAGCGAGATGGACCTCTACGACGCGCAGCTGGGCGTCTTCTTGGACCCCAACGATCCCGAGGTGATCGCCGCCGCCCGCGCCGAGGGCGTGCCCGAGGACTGGATCAAAGGCGCGCAGAAATCGCCGATCTGGAAGATGGCGATGGAATGGAAGATCGCCTTCCCGTTGCACCCGGAATACCGCACCCTGCCGATGGTCTGGTATGTGCCGCCGCTGTCGCCGATCCAGAACGCCGCCGAGGCGGGCAAGATCGCGGCCCAGGACGACATGCCCGACGTGCGCAGCCTGCGCATCCCGCTGCGCTATCTGGCCAACATGCTGACCGCCGGGGACGAGGCGCCGGTGGCCGCCGCGCTGGAGCGGATGCTGGCCATGCGCAGCTACATGCGTTCCAAGACGCTGGACGGGGTGGTGAACCTGGGCGTCGCCAAGCGCGTCGGCCTGACGCCGCAGCAGATCGACGAGATGTATCAGCTGCTGGCCATCGCCAATTACGAGGACCGTTTCGTCATCCCGACCACGCATCGCGAGATCGTCGAGGACGCCTATGACCTGCGCGGCGGCTGCGGCTTTACCGACGGGCACGGCTGTTCATCGGGCGACACGCCGTCGCTCTTTGGCGGCAAGAAATTCCGCAGCCCGCAGGAGTTCATCGCATGA
- the narJ gene encoding nitrate reductase molybdenum cofactor assembly chaperone, whose amino-acid sequence MKSFRALSALLSYPSEELIAALPEIDAVLQAEGLLGPKRMEEIRRLLQELRQGDLYDLQERYVLLFDRSRSLSLNLFEHVHGESRDRGGAMVDLLETYRAGGFDLVGSELPDHLPVLLEYLSTRPLAEAEALLADASHILVALAERLTRRETAYAGVLSALVALVVTEPAELPEELAAVPDDDPEDLAALDAVWEEAQVTFGPDPNAGCPVSRDILARMDAPRVANPAQ is encoded by the coding sequence ATGAAAAGCTTCCGAGCCCTTTCCGCGCTGCTGTCCTATCCCAGCGAGGAGCTGATCGCCGCGCTGCCCGAAATCGACGCGGTGCTGCAAGCCGAGGGGCTGCTTGGCCCCAAGCGCATGGAGGAAATCCGCCGCCTGCTGCAGGAATTGCGCCAGGGCGACCTCTACGACCTTCAGGAACGCTATGTGCTGCTGTTCGACCGTTCGCGCAGCCTGTCGCTGAACCTGTTCGAGCATGTGCATGGCGAAAGCCGCGACCGCGGCGGCGCCATGGTCGATCTTCTGGAAACCTATCGCGCCGGCGGCTTCGACCTGGTCGGGTCGGAACTGCCCGACCACCTGCCGGTGCTGCTGGAATACCTGTCCACCCGGCCCCTGGCCGAGGCCGAGGCGCTTCTGGCCGATGCCTCGCACATCCTGGTCGCGCTGGCCGAGCGGCTGACGCGGCGCGAGACGGCCTATGCCGGCGTGCTCAGCGCGCTGGTGGCGCTGGTGGTGACCGAGCCGGCCGAGCTGCCCGAGGAACTGGCCGCCGTCCCCGACGACGACCCCGAGGATCTGGCCGCGCTCGATGCCGTCTGGGAAGAGGCGCAGGTCACGTTCGGCCCCGACCCCAATGCCGGCTGCCCGGTCAGCCGCGACATCCTTGCCCGCATGGACGCCCCGCGCGTCGCGAACCCGGCGCAATGA
- the narI gene encoding respiratory nitrate reductase subunit gamma: MNNFLFGIYPYIAITVMLLGSIIRYDQDPFSWKSKSSQILRRRQFVIGSVLFHVGVLVIFFGHLVGLLTPIAVFDALGISHGAKQVLAMTAGGIAGVMALVGGGMLLHRRLTDPRVRAHTTLADTGILALLVAQLVLGLMTILVSMQHLDGHEMTRLMSWAQGIVYFRAGAADHLVGVHWLFKLHILLGLTIFLLFPFTRLVHMISAPVRYLWRPGYQIVRTKRQPAKRHPAE; encoded by the coding sequence ATGAACAATTTCCTTTTCGGGATCTATCCCTATATCGCCATCACCGTGATGCTCCTGGGCTCGATCATCCGCTATGACCAGGATCCGTTCAGCTGGAAATCCAAGTCCAGCCAGATCCTGCGGCGGCGGCAATTCGTCATCGGCTCGGTACTGTTCCATGTCGGCGTGCTGGTAATCTTCTTCGGCCATCTGGTCGGGCTGCTGACCCCCATCGCCGTCTTCGACGCGCTGGGCATCAGCCATGGTGCCAAGCAGGTGCTGGCGATGACCGCGGGCGGCATCGCCGGGGTGATGGCGCTGGTCGGGGGCGGCATGCTGCTGCATCGCCGTCTGACCGACCCGCGGGTGCGCGCCCATACCACGCTGGCCGATACCGGCATCCTGGCGCTGCTGGTCGCGCAGCTGGTGCTGGGGCTGATGACCATCCTGGTTTCCATGCAGCACCTTGACGGGCACGAGATGACGCGGCTGATGTCCTGGGCGCAGGGCATCGTCTATTTCCGTGCGGGTGCGGCCGATCACCTGGTCGGCGTGCATTGGCTTTTCAAGCTGCATATCCTGCTGGGGCTGACCATCTTCCTGCTGTTCCCCTTCACGCGGTTGGTCCACATGATCTCGGCCCCGGTGCGCTATCTGTGGCGGCCGGGCTACCAGATCGTGCGGACCAAGCGTCAACCGGCCAAGCGCCATCCGGCGGAGTAG
- a CDS encoding peptidylprolyl isomerase, translating into MEMKPLLPPVVVNGVTLDPGRIAAEAQNHPAPKGKPGHAWRAAARALAVRELLLQEARVQGIAAEPAELAPGQWETEDEAAIRALLDQAVEPAPADEAALAAHYAAHPEQFRAPSLYEAAHILFAAAPDDAEARAQARERAEAVLAELRAQPRRFAELAAELSACSSKSAGGVLGQLTSGDTVPEFEAVLATMEEGGLALAETRYGLHVIRLDARARGAVLPLEAVLPQLRQAHDKAAWLRASRDYLDRLIAGADISGISFDRERRA; encoded by the coding sequence ATGGAGATGAAACCGCTCTTGCCGCCGGTCGTCGTGAACGGCGTGACGCTCGATCCCGGCCGCATCGCGGCCGAGGCGCAGAACCACCCCGCGCCCAAGGGCAAGCCCGGCCATGCCTGGCGCGCTGCCGCCCGCGCGCTGGCGGTGCGCGAGCTTCTGCTGCAGGAAGCTCGCGTCCAGGGCATCGCGGCGGAACCCGCCGAGCTTGCCCCCGGCCAATGGGAGACCGAGGACGAGGCCGCGATCCGTGCCCTGCTGGACCAGGCGGTCGAGCCCGCGCCCGCCGACGAGGCGGCGCTGGCCGCGCATTATGCCGCCCATCCCGAACAGTTCCGCGCGCCCTCGCTCTATGAGGCGGCGCATATCCTGTTTGCGGCCGCCCCCGACGATGCCGAGGCCCGTGCCCAGGCGCGGGAGCGGGCCGAGGCGGTGCTGGCCGAGCTGCGCGCCCAGCCGCGACGCTTTGCCGAACTGGCCGCCGAGCTTAGCGCCTGTTCGTCGAAAAGCGCCGGCGGGGTGCTGGGGCAACTGACCTCGGGCGATACCGTGCCCGAGTTCGAGGCCGTGCTGGCCACGATGGAGGAGGGGGGGCTGGCCCTGGCCGAGACCCGCTATGGCCTGCATGTCATCCGTCTGGATGCGCGCGCGCGCGGCGCCGTGCTGCCGCTGGAGGCGGTGTTGCCGCAATTGCGCCAGGCCCATGACAAGGCGGCCTGGCTGCGCGCCAGCCGCGACTATCTTGACAGGCTGATCGCCGGGGCGGACATCTCCGGCATCTCCTTCGACCGGGAAAGGCGCGCGTGA